The proteins below come from a single Corylus avellana chromosome ca3, CavTom2PMs-1.0 genomic window:
- the LOC132175308 gene encoding GPI-anchored protein LLG1 — MEWNRCLCVSSAIILSFLLMGFSVSSSSPSTFISDSIFGSHASSGRNLLQARKACTVNFEFLNYTIITSKCKGPQYLAVPCCAAFLEFACPYADVLNDLTNDCASTMFSYINLYGRYPAGLFASECRGGKEGLECPAIPPSVSASDNSSGIQIGIQIKSYPYPLLMLTAASLLLLFKSL, encoded by the exons ATGGAGTGGAATCGCTGTTTATGTGTCAGCTCTGCAATTATCTTGTCCTTCCTTTTGATGGGTTtctctgtttcttcttcttctccatccACTTTCATTTCAG ATAGCATCTTTGGATCTCATGCATCTTCTGGCAGGAACCTTCTTCAAGCTAGAAAAG CTTGCACAGTGAACTTCGAGTTCTTAAATTACACAATCATCACAAGCAAATGCAAAGGACCCCAGTACCTAGCTGTGCCCTGCTGTGCAGCATTTTTGGAATTTGCGTGCCCTTATGCCGatgttttaaatgatttaacaaaCGATTGTGCTTCAACCATGTTCAGCTACATCAACCTCTATGGAAGATACCCAGCTGGCCTTTTTGCCAGCGAGTGCAGGGGCGGGAAGGAGGGTCTTGAATGCCCTGCAATACCACCGTCAGTGTCAGCCAGCGACAATTCAAGTGGGATTCAGATTGGGATTCAGATCAAGTCCTACCCATACCCACTGCTAATGCTCACAGCTGCCTCCTTGCTGTTGTTGTTTAAGTCTTTATGA
- the LOC132176269 gene encoding actin-related protein 8 isoform X2, whose protein sequence is MLFLRKLWGSLSNRSCANLDSSDRPLVVSSPSPSSSLSLGAFDHIPSDILMQILRLLGPKEAMKLSLVCKSWYSLASDNRLWIFFLQNQQDSWDSIFFAETSLRSSYPFLTFSTQTPELSFMRIYSERAQVPGSVIIDGGSGYCKFGWSKYACPSGRSATFVEFGNIESPMYSRLRHFYATIYSRMQVKPSTQPVVVSLPLCHYDDTESARASRRQLKETIHTALFDMNVPAVCAINQATLALYAARRTSGIVVNIGFQVTSVVPILHGKVMRKVGVEVVGLGALKLTGFLKELMQRNNISFASLYTVRTLKEMLCYVAADYEAELSKDTEASYEVAGEDCFTLSKERFQTGEILFQPRIAGVRAMGLHQAVALCMHHCHDAELTSDDAWFKTVVLSGGTACLPGLAG, encoded by the exons ATGTTGTTCCTGAGGAAACTATGGGGATCGCTGTCGAACCGGTCGTGCGCCAACTTGGACTCGTCGGATCGTCCCTTAGTCGTTTCGTCGCCGTCGCCGTCGTCGTCCTTGTCCTTGGGGGCGTTCGATCATATACCCTCGGATATACTGATGCAGATACTGAGACTCCTGGGGCCCAAGGAGGCTATGAAGCTGAGCCTGGTGTGCAAGTCTTGGTATTCGCTTGCCTCCGATAATCGCCTCTGGATTTTCTTCCTCCAGAACCAACAGGACTCCTGGGACTCCATTTTCTTCGCCGAGACGAGTTTGAGATCCTCTTATCCTTTTCT AACATTCTCTACTCAGACGCCGGAATTATCCTTCATGCGCATATATAGCGAACGAGCACAAGTTCCCGGTTCTGTTATTATTGATG GTGGTTCTGGTTATTGCAAGTTTGGTTGGAGCAAGTATGCTTGTCCGTCGGGGCGATCGGCAACATTTGTG GAATTTGGTAACATTGAGTCTCCGATGTACTCTAGACTTCGACATTTTTATGCAACTATCTATAGCAG GATGCAGGTGAAACCATCTACACAGCCAGTTGTTGTATCCTTACCACTCTGCCATTATGACG ATACTGAATCTGCCAGAGCATCAAGGCGGCAGCTCAAAGAAACCATCCATACAGCTCTGTTTGACATGAATGTCCCTGCTGTTTGTGCCATCAATCAG GCAACATTAGCATTGTATGCAGCACGGCGAACTTCAGGAATTGTTGTTAACATTGGTTTCCAAGTCACATCTGTTGTTCCAA TTCTACATGGTAAAGTGATGCGCAAGGTGGGTGTGGAAGTTGTGGGACTGGGAGCACTAAAACTTACAGGGTTCCTCAAGGAGCTGATGCAGCGGAACAATATAAGTTTCGCATCACTGTACACTGTTCGCACACTAAAAGAG ATGCTATGTTACGTTGCTGCTGATTATGAAGCCGAGCTATCTAAAGATACAGAAGCATCATATGAAGTTGCAGGAGAGGATTGTTTTACCCTTTCAAAAGAGCGGTTTCAAACCGGAGAGATCTTATTCCAGCCACGTATTGCAGGAGT GCGTGCAATGGGTTTACACCAGGCTGTCGCACTTTGCATGCACCACTGCCATGATGCAGAATTAACAAGTGATGATGCTTGGTTCAAGACTGTAGTCTTGTCAGGTGGGACTGCATGTTTACCAGGACTGGCAG GTTAG
- the LOC132176269 gene encoding actin-related protein 8 isoform X1: MLFLRKLWGSLSNRSCANLDSSDRPLVVSSPSPSSSLSLGAFDHIPSDILMQILRLLGPKEAMKLSLVCKSWYSLASDNRLWIFFLQNQQDSWDSIFFAETSLRSSYPFLTFSTQTPELSFMRIYSERAQVPGSVIIDGGSGYCKFGWSKYACPSGRSATFVEFGNIESPMYSRLRHFYATIYSRMQVKPSTQPVVVSLPLCHYDDTESARASRRQLKETIHTALFDMNVPAVCAINQATLALYAARRTSGIVVNIGFQVTSVVPILHGKVMRKVGVEVVGLGALKLTGFLKELMQRNNISFASLYTVRTLKEMLCYVAADYEAELSKDTEASYEVAGEDCFTLSKERFQTGEILFQPRIAGVRAMGLHQAVALCMHHCHDAELTSDDAWFKTVVLSGGTACLPGLAERLEKELHGLLPPSISNGIRIIPPPYGVNTAWFGAKLISNLSNFPGPWCVTKKQFRQKSRLNFIW, translated from the exons ATGTTGTTCCTGAGGAAACTATGGGGATCGCTGTCGAACCGGTCGTGCGCCAACTTGGACTCGTCGGATCGTCCCTTAGTCGTTTCGTCGCCGTCGCCGTCGTCGTCCTTGTCCTTGGGGGCGTTCGATCATATACCCTCGGATATACTGATGCAGATACTGAGACTCCTGGGGCCCAAGGAGGCTATGAAGCTGAGCCTGGTGTGCAAGTCTTGGTATTCGCTTGCCTCCGATAATCGCCTCTGGATTTTCTTCCTCCAGAACCAACAGGACTCCTGGGACTCCATTTTCTTCGCCGAGACGAGTTTGAGATCCTCTTATCCTTTTCT AACATTCTCTACTCAGACGCCGGAATTATCCTTCATGCGCATATATAGCGAACGAGCACAAGTTCCCGGTTCTGTTATTATTGATG GTGGTTCTGGTTATTGCAAGTTTGGTTGGAGCAAGTATGCTTGTCCGTCGGGGCGATCGGCAACATTTGTG GAATTTGGTAACATTGAGTCTCCGATGTACTCTAGACTTCGACATTTTTATGCAACTATCTATAGCAG GATGCAGGTGAAACCATCTACACAGCCAGTTGTTGTATCCTTACCACTCTGCCATTATGACG ATACTGAATCTGCCAGAGCATCAAGGCGGCAGCTCAAAGAAACCATCCATACAGCTCTGTTTGACATGAATGTCCCTGCTGTTTGTGCCATCAATCAG GCAACATTAGCATTGTATGCAGCACGGCGAACTTCAGGAATTGTTGTTAACATTGGTTTCCAAGTCACATCTGTTGTTCCAA TTCTACATGGTAAAGTGATGCGCAAGGTGGGTGTGGAAGTTGTGGGACTGGGAGCACTAAAACTTACAGGGTTCCTCAAGGAGCTGATGCAGCGGAACAATATAAGTTTCGCATCACTGTACACTGTTCGCACACTAAAAGAG ATGCTATGTTACGTTGCTGCTGATTATGAAGCCGAGCTATCTAAAGATACAGAAGCATCATATGAAGTTGCAGGAGAGGATTGTTTTACCCTTTCAAAAGAGCGGTTTCAAACCGGAGAGATCTTATTCCAGCCACGTATTGCAGGAGT GCGTGCAATGGGTTTACACCAGGCTGTCGCACTTTGCATGCACCACTGCCATGATGCAGAATTAACAAGTGATGATGCTTGGTTCAAGACTGTAGTCTTGTCAGGTGGGACTGCATGTTTACCAGGACTGGCAG AAAGGTTAGAGAAGGAATTGCATGGACTTCTTCCCCCATCCATATCTAATGGAATCAGAATTATTCCTCCTCCATATGGTGTGAACACTGCATGGTTTGGAGCGAAGCTTATCAGCAAT TTGAGCAACTTTCCTGGTCCATGGTGTGTGACAAAGAAGCAGTTCCGGCAGAAGTCTAGACTCAACTTCATATGGTGA
- the LOC132174706 gene encoding uncharacterized WD repeat-containing protein C2A9.03-like, translating to MSQYQADDAEYMADEYEMEDVDDDMDDEFRGREMAGSDSDADEYDHSNIKVADTTAAQARKGKDIQGIPWNRLSITREKYRQTRLEQYKNYENIPHSGEGSGKDCKVTKKGGTYYEFRRNSRSVKSTILHFQLRNLVWATSNHDVYLMSHFSVIHWSSLTCSKSEVLNVSGHVAPSEKHPGSLLEGFTQTQVSTLAVKDKLLVAGGFQGELICKHLDRPGVSFCSRTTYEDNAITNAVEIYVSSSGAVHFTASNNDCGVRDFDMEKFQLTKHFRFPWPVNHTSLSPDGKLLIIVGDNPEGMMVDSQTGKTVTTLCGHLDFSFASAWHPDGITFATGNQDKTCRVWDVRNLSKSVAVLKGNLGAIRSIRYTSDGQYMAMAEPADFVHVYDVKNGYEKEQEIDFFGEISGISFSPDTESLFIGVWDRTYGSLLDYGRCRNYSYLDSLI from the exons ATGTCCCAATACCAAGCAGACGATGCCGAATACATGGCGGATGAATATGAAATGGAAGATGTTGATGACGACATGGATGATGAGTTTCGTGGTAGAGAAATGGCTGGTTCAGATTCTGATGCTGATGAATATGACCACTCG AATATTAAGGTAGCCGATACTACTGCTGCTCAAGCTAGGAAAGGAAAAGACATCCAGGGGATCCCTTGGAATAGGCTTAGCATCACTAGAGAGAAATATCGGCAAACTAGGCTAGAACAATACAAGAATTATGAAAACATCCCTCATTCTGGAGAGGGCTCAGGAAAG GATTGCAAAGTTACCAAGAAAGGAGGCACATACTACGAGTTCAGACGGAATTCGAGATCTGTGAAGTCAACCATTCTTCATTTTCAG TTGAGGAACTTGGTTTGGGCTACCTCAAATCATGATGTCTACCTTATGTCTCATTTTTCTGTCATCCATTGGTCCTCCTTAACCTGCAGCAAATCTGAAGTTCTCAATGTCTCAGGGCATGTTGCACCATCAGAG AAACATCCTGGGAGTCTGTTGGAGGGATTTACTCAGACTCAAGTGAGTACTCTTGCTGTAAAAGATAAGTTGCTTGTTGCTGGAGGGTTCCAAGGAGAACTTATTTGCAAG CATCTAGATCGGCCTGGTGTTAGTTTTTGTTCCAGGACGACTTATGAGGATAATGCCATCACCAATGCTGTTGAGATCTATGTCAGTTCCAG tGGTGCAGTTCACTTCACGGCTTCAAATAATGACTGTGGAGTTAGAGACTTTGATATGGAGAAATTTCAGCTTACTAAGCACTTCCGATTTCCTTGGCCAGTGAAT CATACTTCTCTAAGTCCTGATGGTAAACTCCTTATAATTGTGGGAGACAACCCAGAAGGTATGATGGTGGACTCCCAAACTGGAAAG ACAGTGACGACCTTGTGTGGGCACTTAGATTTCTCTTTTGCATCAGCATGGCACCCTGATGGTATCACTTTTGCTACTGGAAACCAGGACAAAACTTGCCGGGTTTGGGATGTCCGAAATCTATCCAAGTCGGTTGCTGTTCTGAAGGGAAACCTTGGAGCTATTCGGTCGATCCGCTATACTTCTGATGGTCAGTATATGGCAATGGCAGAGCCTGCTGACTTCGTGCATGTGTATGATGTAAAAAATGGGTATGAGAAGGAACAAGAGATTGATTTCTTTGGAGAGATATCCGGCATATCATTCAGTCCGGACACAGAGTCTCTTTTTATCGGAGTGTGGGATCGTACATATGGTAGTCTCCTTGATTATGGCAGGTGCCGAAACTACTCATACCTTGATTCTCTAATTTGA
- the LOC132176268 gene encoding pentatricopeptide repeat-containing protein At5g66520-like: MASSVSPPSFPKQKLHITSPKTPAKIPAAIHLFQLCHSFQEVKQLHAQLVVSGLLDRPPNAGRLVESYVSISQINFAFSIFQRLPSPDVFAYNTMIRGLTLGKRPHDSLLLYDKLLADGAAPDNYTYTFVLKACSHLEALSEGKQVHGRIVKAGIPPNTHIHSSLIHMYMASDSIASAEHVVAEFPVENTLAKNSMISGYLRKGHVEKARRMFDTMGAKDVASWSALVTGYTKNGMYSEALAVFCEMMVSKVHPNESTLVSSLSACAHLGALDQGRWIHAYLNKAGVKVSVTLGTALIDMYAKCGSIECGYEVFRYMPQRDIVTWGALISGLAMHGQAEKCFQLFDEMVAAGIHPNEVIFVAILSACSHAAGCVELGHHYFNQMIHDFGIRPSIEHYGCMVDLLGRAGQLSEAEELIASMPEVPNSIIWGALLGACKTYKDIRRGNRAFRHLIELEPMSGDRYKQAGLMLANAGEKADAIKISKFIKENDLKTTCGTSSVEVDGVVHKFTVGNIDPLKLREIQGLWKGLMDN, encoded by the coding sequence ATGGCTTCTTCTGTGTCACCTCCATCATTTCCCAAGCAGAAGTTACATATCACATCACCAAAGACTCCGGCTAAAATTCCAGCGGCTATCCACTTGTTTCAATTATGCCACAGCTTTCAGGAAGTAAAACAACTACATGCCCAGTTGGTTGTGTCTGGACTCCTCGACCGCCCTCCAAATGCTGGGAGGCTCGTTGAGTCGTATGTTTCCATTTCACAAATCAACTTCGCCTTTTCAATCTTTCAGAGACTACCTTCTCCTGATGTGTTTGCCTACAACACCATGATTAGAGGCCTGACACTGGGTAAGCGTCCGCATGATTCGCTCTTGCTGTATGATAAACTGTTAGCAGATGGTGCAGCCCCGGACAATTACACTTACACCTTTGTCCTCAAGGCATGTTCCCATTTGGAAGCCCTCTCTGAAGGCAAACAAGTGCACGGCCGGATAGTTAAAGCTGGAATACCACCCAATACGCACATTCATAGCTCGCTAATACATATGTACATGGCTTCGGATAGCATTGCTTCTGCAGAACATGTTGTAGCAGAATTCCCAGTAGAGAACACGCTTGCGAAGAACTCTATGATTTCTGGGTACCTCAGAAAAGGCCATGTAGAAAAGGCTAGAAGAATGTTTGACACCATGGGAGCAAAAGACGTTGCATCTTGGAGTGCATTGGTCACAGGGTACACGAAGAATGGAATGTATTCAGAGGCATTAGCTGTCTTTTGCGAAATGATGGTTTCCAAAGTCCATCCAAATGAATCAACACTTGTGAGCTCATTGTCTGCCTGTGCTCATTTGGGGGCACTGGATCAGGGAAGATGGATACATGCATATCTTAATAAAGCCGGGGTTAAGGTTAGTGTCACTCTGGGTACTGCTCTTATTGACATGTATGCCAAGTGTGGCAGCATCGAATGTGGCTATGAAGTCTTTCGTTATATGCCTCAAAGAGATATAGTAACATGGGGAGCCCTCATATCTGGTTTAGCCATGCATGGGCAagctgaaaaatgttttcaactgTTTGATGAGATGGTTGCTGCCGGAATTCATCCAAATGAAGTGATCTTTGTGGCTATTTTATCTGCTTGCTCCCATGCTGCTGGATGTGTTGAACTCGGACATCACTATTTCAATCAAATGATTCATGATTTTGGGATTAGACCATCAATTGAGCATTATGGATGCATGGTGGACCTCCTTGGCCGTGCAGGGCAGTTGTCAGAAGCAGAAGAGCTCATTGCGTCAATGCCGGAAGTGCCTAATTCGATCATATGGGGTGCACTACTTGGTGCCTGCAAGACTTACAAGGACATAAGGAGAGGAAATCGCGCATTCAGACACCTCATTGAGCTTGAGCCAATGTCCGGTGACCGATACAAACAAGCAGGGCTCATGTTGGCCAATGCCGGTGAAAAAGCCGACGCAATTAAGATTAGCAAATTCATTAAGGAAAATGACTTGAAGACAACATGTGGAACGAGCTCTGTTGAGGTAGATGGTGTCGTTCACAAGTTCACAGTAGGGAATATAGATCCTCTCAAGCTTAGAGAGATCCAAGGATTATGGAAGGGTTTGATGGATAATTAG
- the LOC132176270 gene encoding uncharacterized WD repeat-containing protein C2A9.03-like — protein MSQYQADDAKYMLDEHEMEDEFRGREMAGSDSDADEYDHSNIKVADTTAAQARKGKDIQGIPWNRLSITREKYRQTRLEQYKNHENIAHSGEGSGKDCKVTKKGGTYYEFRRNSRSVKSTILHLQLRNLVWATSNHDVYLMSHFSVIHWSSLTCSKSEVLNASGHVAPSEKHPGSLLEGFTQTQVSTLAVKDKLLVAGGFQGELICKHLDRPGVSFCSRMTCDDNAITNAVEIYVSSSGAAHFMASNNDCGVREFDMEKFQLTKHFRFPWPVNHTSLSPDGKLLIIVGDNPEGMMVDSQTGKTVTTLCGHLDFSFASAWHPDGITFATGNQDKTCRVWDVRNLSKSVAVLKGNLGAIRSIRYTSDGQYMAMAEPADFVHVYDVKNGYEKEQEIDFFGEISGISFSPDTESLFIGVWNPTCGSLLDYGRCRNSSGEFH, from the exons ATGTCCCAATACCAAGCAGATGATGCCAAATACATGCTGGATGAACATGAAATGGAAGATGAGTTTCGTGGTAGAGAAATGGCTGGTTCAGATTCTGATGCTGATGAATATGACCACTCG AATATTAAGGTAGCCGATACTACTGCTGCTCAAGCTAGGAAAGGAAAAGACATCCAGGGGATCCCTTGGAATAGGCTTAGCATCACTAGAGAGAAATACCGGCAAACTAGGCTAGAACAATACAAGAATCATGAAAACATCGCTCATTCTGGAGAGGGCTCAGGAAAG GATTGCAAAGTTACCAAGAAAGGAGGCACATACTACGAGTTCAGACGGAATTCGAGATCTGTGAAGTCAACCATTCTTCATCTTCAG TTGAGGAACTTGGTTTGGGCTACCTCAAATCATGATGTCTACCTTATGTCTCATTTTTCTGTCATCCATTGGTCCTCCTTAACCTGCAGCAAATCTGAAGTTCTCAATGCCTCAGGGCATGTTGCACCATCAGAG AAACATCCTGGGAGTCTGTTGGAGGGATTTACTCAGACTCAAGTGAGTACTCTTGCTGTAAAAGATAAGTTGCTTGTTGCTGGAGGGTTCCAAGGAGAACTTATTTGCAAG CATCTAGATCGGCCTGGTGTTAGTTTTTGTTCCAGGATGACTTGTGATGATAATGCCATCACCAATGCTGTTGAGATCTACGTCAGTTCCAG tGGTGCAGCTCACTTCATGGCTTCAAATAATGACTGTGGAGTTAGAGAATTTGATATGGAGAAATTTCAGCTTACTAAGCACTTCCGATTTCCTTGGCCAGTGAAT CATACTTCTCTAAGTCCTGATGGTAAACTCCTCATAATTGTGGGAGACAACCCAGAAGGTATGATGGTGGACTCCCAAACTGGAAAG ACAGTGACGACCTTGTGTGGGCACTTAGATTTCTCTTTTGCATCAGCATGGCACCCTGATGGTATCACTTTTGCTACTGGAAACCAGGACAAAACTTGCCGGGTTTGGGATGTCCGAAATCTATCCAAGTCCGTTGCTGTTCTGAAGGGAAACCTTGGAGCTATTCGGTCGATCCGCTATACTTCTGATGGTCAGTATATGGCAATGGCAGAGCCTGCTGACTTCGTGCATGTGTATGATGTGAAAAATGGGTATGAGAAGGAACAAGAGATTGATTTCTTTGGAGAGATATCCGGCATATCATTCAGTCCGGACACAGAGTCTCTTTTTATCGGAGTGTGGAATCCTACATGTGGTAGTCTCCTTGATTATGGCAGGTGCCGAAACTCCTCCGGCGAGTTTCATTAG